DNA sequence from the Vanrija pseudolonga chromosome 7, complete sequence genome:
GTAGTACACCATGTAGTAGTCGATACGATGAAGAAGCGTTCTATGTGTTCGGGAAGATGAGCGCCGTGAGGCCGCCGGCAAAGGTCACGACACCAGTGTACAGCATCATCGAGCCGTAGTTGGTGGTATAGGCGCCTTTTGCGCCGGCCACCGCGCCGGACTTGAGGAGCGCAGTGGAGATGGGGCCAGAGGCGAagttgcccgcgccgcggaGCATCGTCAAGATGGAGAACAGGAGACCAGGGAGGGTCATGTCGTCTTCTGCCCTGTCAGCGGCGCAACGTCGAGATACTCACGGCTGACGTAGATGATCATTTGGGACCACGCGGACGCGGATGCGAGCGCCGTCAGTCCCCACACGACGGCGAACGCGACAAGCAGCGAATCTTTCGTGCCCATGCCCCACAAGGCAcacgccgacacggccgcAAACACGCACGAGCCGAGGACCACCCAGCGTACTTGGAACCGGTCGGACAGGTGGCCCGTGAGCAGGTTGCCCGCGATGCTGGCGCCGTAcatgagcgcgacgagggacGTTCCGCtagggtgagtggggccgacgacctcggcgaagGCTGGCATGTCAGCGCCCGCCCGTCGTTCCTTGTAGCCTACTCACTCGGGATCCACAGCGTGGGCAGGAAGTTGGCCATGGCCGTGACAAGCACCCACCCGCACATGGCCCAgaccgcgcgccggcgcaggaACCCCCAATCAAGCTTGGGGAACACGCGCGTGCGGACACCCGCATGACGCTTAGGCAGGGGCACGCGCCGGCGGATGAAGAGGATCGCGATACCATTCGCCACGCCGAAGATTGCGCCGAGCGTGATCATGGTCGCCTTGTACCCTACGCCCTTGAGCAGTGCGTGTCCGAGAAGGGGGAAGAAcgtcccgcccgccgcggcgccagagtACATGATCCCCgtggcgaggccgcggcgcgcatggAACCACTCGTACAGGATCGTCGCGCAGGGGAGGTAGAGCGCCCCGCAGAGGGGGTacagcaggccgagcgtgATGATGAGGTGCCATGCCTGCGTCACGAACGCCGTGgagacgaggccgagcgtgccgcaGACGAGGCCGAAGATCTGGATGTACTTGGTGTAatgggcgagcgcggcgaggatgctgcgtcggcgtcagctgggcAGAGAGACACGGTGTGTGGTACTGACGGCCCCAGGaaccccgcgccgaccatCAACAGCCCGTTCATCAGCGTAGCAGCCAGCGTGACCGTGCTCTCCTCGCCGGGGAACATCTCGGCGACCCAGAAAGCGTGCAGCACGCCAACGGAGTACGGCAGCCCCCACACGATCATCtcgcacgtcgtcgcgccggcaaGGAAAAGCCACGCCTGGCGCCCGCCATCGACGGGCGGGAGggcgggcgtcgcgtcgagcggggATTCGGGGTCGCCtgtggccgcggcgagcaggtcggggTCGTATGGCGCGATTGCGAGCGCTGTCAGGTCGTGTGCGGGGCCGTCGGTTGACTTGCTTGTCGTTAGCGGGGTGAGCGGGATCGCAttctcgcccgccgctccgccggcggcctcgagcggcgtgcgtgcgcgagACGTGGTCGCTTGTAGCTGTATACTTGTCGCCATTGATGCGTTGTGGGGCATCAATGCATGCGATGGCGACGTTTATGAGGCCGTGGGATATAGAGGCTTCGCTTGTCGCGCGTCGGCGGTTACTTGGATCCCGCCCGACTTTTGACTCGGAAAGCGCGGCAACGCGGCAAGACGGCCAAGACCGAAGGCGGCATCGCGCGGCACTCGAGTCGCCATCGTCGGATGTTGTTTTTGTCCAGGCTATGCATATGCGAGTGCGGTTCACTCTGTCTATAATACAGTGGTCCGTTCGGGCGGCCCCCATGCGGGTCCTGCACGTACATGGCGCGGCGCTACGTCGAGACGCGCCGCGACGTGATCGGGAAcatggcggcgatgagccCGCCGACAAACGTCACGGCCCCGGTgtagagcagcagcacgccaTAGTTGGTCGAGCCGTACACCCCTGCGGCGCCTTTGAGCACACTCGTCTTGAGCAGGGCGGTCGACAGCGGGCCAGAGGCGAagttgccgccgccgcgcaggcccgTCTCCATGGCGAACAACAACCCAGGCAGGGTCGGGTCGTCCTCTGCTGGTCAGCTCGCGCACCTTGCGCCCAACTCACGCGAGATGTAGCTGATCATCCGGCTCCACGAGGACGCGGTGCTCAACCCCGTCAAGCCCCAGACCAGGCAGAACATGATCAGaagcgcgtcgctcgcgccccagccccacaaCGTCCATGTtgccagcgacgacatgaCGCACGCGCCGAAAACCACCCATCCGGCCGGGTAGCGGTCTGACAGCCACCCGATTGACAGGTTGCCTACCACCGATGCGGCGTACATCAGTGATACGAGGTCCGTGCCGCCGATCTTCTTGGTACCAACGACTTGGGCGAAagctgtggtgtgagcgtTGTTCActggaggtcgaggtgcagctaggaggtcgtcgtcgtcggacgagAGCAGGAGTTCACCGTGGGTAGGGAGGTACGAGGCCCATAACCTCGCGGCGGGTGATCACCCGCCCCAGAAATAAGACTGCCTCAGAAGTGCCGGCCCACAGTCTGGCCGTGGCCATCAACAAGCCCCTGTTGCCATCCCCAAACGCATCGCTGCCACTCACTTGGCATCCACAGCGAGGGGATAAAGTTGCCCATGGCCGTGAGCACCACAAACCCGCTCATGGCCCAGATCGCACGGTGCTTCAAGAAGCTGTAGTCGatgcgcgggcggcgcgcgcgagtgaCCCGGGCGACGGGTACACGGTGCTTGACGAacagcagcgcgacgccgttACCGACGGCGAAGATCGCGCCGAGGGTCAGCATGGTGCCCTTGTGCCCGAAGCGCTGGAGAAGTGCGTGGCCCAGCAGCGGGAAGAacgtgccgcccgccgctgctccagAGAACATGATCCCcgtcgcgaggccgcggcgggcgtggaaCCACTCGTAGATGATGGATACGCAGGGGAGGtagagcgcgccggcgcaggggTAGAGGAAGCCGAGGGTGATGACGAGGTGCCAGGcctggtgtcagcggggtcATACTGCTCACGTGCCTTGGTTACGAAGGCCGACGAGATGAGcccgaccgcggcgacgacgaggccggcgatCTGGAGCATCTTGACGTGATTTGGGaacgcggcgaggaggctaTCGTCAGCGATG
Encoded proteins:
- the asaE_14 gene encoding MFS transporter asaE, giving the protein MASTQVESRKASFELRPLPADSPAESPAPTLEPPTPATGSSDALPTTAREVPSLPPVDRGIGAWSFLVAGTVVETITWGLPYSVGVLHAYWAHEMFPGNEGTITLAATLQNGMLFAGAAFFGPLLAAFPNHVKMLQIAGLVVAAVGLISSAFAWHLVITLGFLYPCAGALYLPCVSIIYEWFHARRGLATGIMFSGAAAGGTFFPLLGHALLQRFGHKGTMLTLGAIFAVGNGVALLFVKHRVPVARVTRARRPRIDYSFLKHRAIWAMSGFVVLTAMGNFIPSLWMPTFAQVVGTKKIGGTDLVSLMYAASVVGNLSIGWLSDRYPAGWVVFGACVMSSLATWTLWGWGASDALLIMFCLVWGLTGLSTASSWSRMISYISPEDDPTLPGLLFAMETGLRGGGNFASGPLSTALLKTSVLKGAAGVYGSTNYGVLLLYTGAVTFVGGLIAAMFPITSRRLQATTSRARTPLEAAGGAAGENAIPLTPLTTSKSTDGPAHDLTALAIAPYDPDLLAAATGDPESPLDATPALPPVDGGRQAWLFLAGATTCEMIVWGLPYSVGVLHAFWVAEMFPGEESTVTLAATLMNGLLMVGAGFLGPILAALAHYTKYIQIFGLVCGTLGLVSTAFVTQAWHLIITLGLLYPLCGALYLPCATILYEWFHARRGLATGIMYSGAAAGGTFFPLLGHALLKGVGYKATMITLGAIFGVANGIAILFIRRRVPLPKRHAGVRTRVFPKLDWGFLRRRAVWAMCGWVLVTAMANFLPTLWIPTFAEVVGPTHPSGTSLVALMYGASIAGNLLTGHLSDRFQVRWVVLGSCVFAAVSACALWGMGTKDSLLVAFAVVWGLTALASASAWSQMIIYVSQDDMTLPGLLFSILTMLRGAGNFASGPISTALLKSGAVAGAKGAYTTNYGSMMLYTGVVTFAGGLTALIFPNT